In Aspergillus nidulans FGSC A4 chromosome IV, a single window of DNA contains:
- a CDS encoding FAD-dependent oxidoreductase (transcript_id=CADANIAT00000387) produces the protein MFLDMFLYLCSVLLPLSLSQALPSPGSVDKPCRYLPGDTDWPTEAEWSQLNTTVGGRLIKTIPLGSPCHGSSYRAAECEHLQAEWTNPEIHADSPSSFGAPLFQDQACDPFTNRSSPCELGNYYVYAINVTSAADVAAGLAFAQDKMIRLVVKNTGHDLLGRSSGKGALGLWTHNLRSISILDYNSSLYTGKAMKVGSGIQVFDAYSAAHQAGLRVVGGTCLTIGLAGGYTQGGGHSMLSTAYGLAADQVLEWEVVIANGTHLTSTPTENADLYWALSGGGGGTYAVVLSMTVKAYAESPVAGAMLQIKQTSSEDDFWVAVEAFHAAMPTWVDMGASTAYVLSNGVLSLQPALFTTRSAIEVKSILQPLIETLDSLSVAYVLNIIAFDDYYTAFNNYFGAYPNSQVQGNRLIPRSVLASNTSNAALTLALREIISNPSFYILGVGINVSAGASVPNAVFPGWRNAIASLEVIANWDYTASYAENTQHQKLVTKEYIPSLTAVTGPESGAYMNEADFQQPDFQSQFFGENYAALSAIKRKYDPQSLFYGNALVGSEEWVAGSDGRLCRAQSIYLG, from the exons ATGTTCCTCGACATGTTTCTGTACCTTTGCTCTGTGTTATTGCCGTTATCTCTGTCGCAGGCACTTCCTTCACCCGGCAGCGTTGATAAACCATGCCGATACTTACCAGGCGATACCGACTGGCCTACTGAAGCTGAGTGGTCTCAACTCAATACAACAGTGGGTGGCCGATTGATCAAGACGATTCCGTTGGGCTCGCCCTGTCACGGTTCCAGCTACCGTGCCGCCGAATGTGAACATCTGCAGGCAGAGTGGACAAACCCAGAGATTCA TGCCGATTCCCCATCCTCTTTTGGAGCTCCGCTTTTCCAAGATCAGGCGTGCGATCCATTTACCAACAGATCGAGTCCGTGTGAGCTTGGCAACTATTATGTATACGCCATTAATGTCACCAGCGCAGCAGACGTCGCTGCTGGACTTGCTTTCGCCCAGGACAAGATGATCCGACTTGTCGTCAAGAACACCGGTCATGA TCTACTAGGGCGATCATCCGGCAAGGGAGCACTGGGCCTGTGGACGCATAATCTTCGCTCGATCTCGATACTCGACTACAACAGCAGCCTGTACACGGGCAAGGCCATGAAGGTGGGGAGTGGCATTCAGGTGTTCGACGCCTATTCAGCCGCCCACCAGGCCGGACTTCGCGTGGTCGGAGGTACCTGCTTGACCATTGGACTGGCAGGCGGGTACACACAGGGAGGCGGACACTCGATGCTCTCGACAGCCTATGGCCTCGCCGCCGACCAGGTACTCGAGTGGGAGGTTGTTATAGCCAACGGTACCCATCTCACCTCGACACCAACCGAGAATGCCGATCTGTACTGGGCGCTGtccggaggcggcggaggaacTTATGCGGTGGTGCTCTCGATGACGGTGAAGGCGTATGCCGAGAGCCCGGTGGCGGGCGCCATGTTGCAGATAAAGCAAACATCATCAGAAGATGACTTTTGGGTGGCCGTTGAAGCCTTCCACGCAGCAATGCCCACATGGGTTGATATGGGCGCCAGCACAGCCTATGTGCTCAGCAACGGGGTGCTGTCCCTTCAACCAGCGCTCTTCACGACCCGCTCCGCCATAGAAGTGAAGTCCATTTTACAACCCCTTATCGAAACGCTGGACTCCCTGTCGGTGGCGTATGTCCTCAACATAATCGCCTTCGACGACTATTACACGGCCTTCAACAACTACTTTGGTGCATACCCCAACTCCCAGGTCCAGGGGAACCGGCTTATCCCACGCTCCGTGCTCGCATCCAATACGTCCAACGCGGCTCTCACCCTCGCACTCCGCGAGATTATATCCAACCCATCATTCTACATCCTCGGCGTCGGCATCAACGTCTCAGCCGGGGCGTCCGTTCCCAACGCGGTCTTCCCCGGCTGGCGAAACGCAATCGCCTCGCTTGAAGTCATCGCCAACTGGGACTACACTGCAAGTTACGCGGAGAATACACAGCACCAGAAATTGGTTACTAAAGAATACATCCCCTCGTTGACTGCCGTCACAGGACCAGAGAGCGGCGCGTACATGAACGAGGCCGATTTCCAGCAGCCAGATTTCCAGAGCCAGTTCTTTGGCGAGAATTATGCGGCGCTCAGTGCAATCAAGAGGAAGTATGATCCGCAGAGTTTGTTCTACGGCAATGCGCTGGTAGGCAGCGAGGAGTGGGTTGCTGGCAGCGACGGGCGGCTCTGTCGGGCGCAAAGTATCTATTTAGGCTGA
- a CDS encoding uncharacterized protein (transcript_id=CADANIAT00000388), with translation MARGSGNGSNGAAGAKGKGSKENDKTMEKDTLAKTNKGRKAGIKQSMSEDYLWPVSLYLHDKLDAESLTALRANHDKVSKSDTNGDLLVRVLYLLEQKSMADRATLLEGQRR, from the exons ATGGCGCGTGGAAGCGGCAATGGCAGCAATGGAGCAGCTGGCGCGAAGGGCAAGGGGTCTAAGGAGAATGATAAAACTATGGAGAAG GATACTCTCGCCAAAACCAACAAGGGTCGTAAGGCGGGAATCAAACAATCCATGTCTGAG GACTACCTCTGGCCTGTGTCTCTATATCTTCATGACAAACTAGATGCTGAGTCATTAACTGCACTTCGGGCCAATCATGATAAAGTCTCAAAGTCCGATACAAATGGAGACCTTCTTGTTCGCGTGCTCTATCTGCTGGAACAAAAGTCCATGGCTGACCGTGCTACACTCCTGGAAGgtcaaagaagatga
- a CDS encoding ankyrin repeat domain-containing protein (transcript_id=CADANIAT00000389), translated as MHILGSDLPRPDNVVICTPPGESLISPVRVDNLPWNLFKRGIESQVISQLYPIAIQSQHSDPEGPNASELHAFNLSQLTTFGSPTTPSAAIYSFDQANLSSADQFNTDNWDWTLLNDFAYSSLSDTMFSSASPGTNQTRLVTSPSDAVTISIQPALSLLSEISQRHTIDLPSFFRRYTTDEQDLEFDASSFSISIPTDHVALFRFFCSFIFLITNNILTDHDIHELFTWIVENNCVWIIAKILELPPTGTVDVLADRIFPAVIRAGEIGLVRKLIARRVDVHCQKKWETPLSLAVQRRDMEMVNLLCECGVKPAIRRFSVLKSDQNNDTLWSDRNNQLLSLLLELGADPDSFIYNEPSGYPLVSAAAEGEVGAVELLRASARTDLAIPKLGTALQAAAAPGHKAVVRLLVEAGANVNAICSIIESDRIHLHFSAAFMTPIQLAAHGNSGDIMQILIQSGGLVNHLPIIPHLGLRVIEEIFSNSSRSSYSNAIIVIVFVDKRGHFWPRLCVGWGGEE; from the exons ATGCATATTCTAGGCTCTGATCTTCCACGGCCAGACAATGTCGTAATCTGTACTCCGCCTGGAGAGTCATTGATCAGCCCGGTTCGCGTTGACAATCTCCCTTGGAATTTGTTCAAACGAGGAATCGAATCTCAAGTGATATCACAACTGTACCCGATAGCGATTCAGAGTCAGCATTCAGATCCAGAAGGTCCAAATGCCAGCGAACTTCATGCATTCAACCTTTCCCAACTCACAACCTTTGGAAGTCCCACAACACCTAGCGCAGCTATCTACTCCTTCGATCAGGCAAATCTGAGCTCAGCAGATCAATTTAATACAGATAATTGGGACTGGACCCTTCTGAACGATTTCGCATATAGCTCGTTATCTGATACGATgttctcttcagcttctcctggaACCAACCAAACAAGATTGGTGACTAGCCCATCTGATGCTGTTACTATCAGTATCCAACCTGCGCTATCATTACTTTCCGAGATTTCACAGAGGCATACCATCGACTTACCATCCTTTTTTAGACGATACACAACGGATGAGCAAGACCTGGAGTTCGACGCGTCATCTTTCAGTATTTCGATTCCTACAGATCATGTGGCATTATTTCGCTTCTTTTGCTCGTTTATATTCTTGATAACAAATAACATCTTGACCGACCACGACATCCATGAACTTTTTACTTGGATTGTGGAGAACAATTGCGTTTGGATAATTGCGAAAATACTTGAATTACCACCAACAGGGACAGTGGATGTATTAGCAGACAGGATATTTCCTGCGGTTATAAGGGCAGGCGAGATAGGGCTTGTGCGCAAACTCATTGCTCGCAGAGTTGATGTACACTGTCAAAAAAAGTGGGAGACACCATTATCACTTGCAGTTCAGCGTCGAGACATGGAAATGGTCAACCTGCTTTGTGAATGTGGGGTGAAGCCTGCTATACGACGGTTTTCTGTCCTGAAAAGTGACCAAAACAACGACACCTTGTGGTCTGACAGAAACAACCAGCTTCTCTCACTTCTCCTCGAACTTGGTGCAGACCCGGATTCGTTCATTTATAATGAACCCAGTGGATATCCCCTCGTAAGTGCCGCTGCCGAAGGGGAGGTGGGAGCTGTCGAACTCCTTAGAGCTAGTGCACGGACGGATCTTGCTATTCCCAAACTTGGAACTGCACtgcaagctgctgctgcgccagGCCATAAAGCTGTTGTTCGGCTTCTTGTTGAAGCAGGCGCAAATGTCAATGCAATCTGTAGTATTATAGAAAGCGACCGCATTCATTTGCACTTCTCTGCAGCGTTTATGACGCCAATTCAGCTAGCAGCACACGGAAACAGCGGAGACATTATGCAGATTCTGATACAGAGCGGAGGTCTAGTGAATCACCTCCCTATTATTCCGCATCTGGGGCTCCGTGTCATAGAAGAAATATTCTCCAACTCGAGCAGATCGAGCTATAGCAATGCGATTATAGTGATTGTTTTTGTAGACAAAAGGGGGCATTTCTGGCCAAGATTGTGTG TCGGCTGGGGTGGGGAAGAATAA
- a CDS encoding Clr5 domain-containing protein (transcript_id=CADANIAT00000390), with amino-acid sequence MSQSVRDNQWAEYKNEITSLYRKYALHDVMQQLSEKHGFHGSKNDYVKRLRLWGVKKNVKKNHAAGTWNYIDQQLKKRSLAGKKSNVSVNGKHYSNRRAQKEILRNVTQRDIFKRACESLPRSFLFFFFFFFLFFFSFFFFFFFF; translated from the exons ATGTCTCAAAGTGTGCGGGACAATCAATGGGCGGAATACAAGAACGAAATCACCTCCCTATATCGGAAGTATGCTCTGCATGATGTTATGCAACAATTGAGTGAGAAACATGGGTTCCACGGAAG CAAAAACGATTACGTTAAGAGGCTGAGATTGTGGGGAGTTAAGAAGAATGTCAAGAAGAACCACGCGGCAGGTACCTGGAACTACATTGACCAGCAACTCAAGAAACGTTCCTTGGCAGGGAAAAAAAGCAATGTTTCTGTCAATGGAAAGCATTACTCGAATAGAAGAGCCCAAAAAGAGATTTTGCGGAATGTGACACAGAGAGATATCTTCAAGCGGGCATGTGAGTCTCTTCCTcgatcttttcttttttttttcttttttttttttcttttttttttttcttttttttttttctttttttttttttaa
- a CDS encoding uncharacterized protein (transcript_id=CADANIAT00000391) codes for MEYLADSLLSNYQIKIILRGLIRDPNLTTAIIQKQHLISYLNRQDINGLIFLQNTDQNLKDYIQEYYYDSQGTMTNAKTQNNIPLLTDIEYENANVQNWASQKKGAVIKAGLNKSHQKLYISGKYLSLVKSKTPKLYPYHKEIQDQGLKTPQELVMMSQ; via the exons ATGGAATATCTTGCTGATAGT TTATTAAGCAATTACCAGATCAAGATCATCCTCAGGGGTCTG ATTCGGGACCCTAATCTAACAACTG CAATAATTCAAAAGCAACATCTAATATCTTATCTAAACAGACAGGATATTAATGGTCttatcttcctccagaatACTGACCAGAACTTGAAG GACTATATTCAAGAATATTATTATGATTCTCAGGGTACCATG ACCAATGCAAAA ACTCAAAACAATATACCA TTACTAACTGATATAGAGTATGAAAATGCTAATGTCCAGAATTGGGCATCTCAAAAGAAAGGGGCTGTGATCAAGGCAGGATTAAATAAA TCCCATCAGaagttatatatatctggcAAGTACTTGAGTCTGGT GAAGTCGAAAACGCCGAAG CTTTACCCTTACCACAAGGAAATACAAGATCAAGGTCTCAAAACTCCTCAAGaattggtgatgatga GTCAATAA
- a CDS encoding uncharacterized protein (transcript_id=CADANIAT00000392), which translates to MLYNEAHPGHRARDELCLGWASRYDGYGNTKSATSQRLRFNWKMPALMLICFIIGLFLAVVHHLYYQLLNNTVIHTKSQQTWANRIGTGLVFLIKTFLAAAVGIVCTQVLWWSLRSRSIEVSTLDSLFDLRNNILSFLNPLVYDIRLIPIIAVFTPSALSVQSSIASTVSPMSIPSILWNAKLFAGWNGRLVNGQPISAWASVKPNITRVVTATAVHGFVLSLSAPAVNSSYTLNFHGPSLQCTNSTSLHHAVVEYYNEYGAEAGDPWSPPDMEQQYFSKLDETSTDSAKIVFAIFASGGPYTFTFTNGIQDLETIPQC; encoded by the exons ATGCTATACAACGAGGCTCATCCTGGGCACCGTGCCCGGGATGAGCTCTGCCTGGGATGGGCcagcagatatgacggaTACGGCAACACCAAGTCCGCCACAAGTCAACGACTTAGGTTTAATTGGAAGATGCCTGCCCTGATGCTGATCTGCTTTATCATCGGACTGTTTCTTGCCGTTGTCCACCATCTCTATTATCAATTGTTAAACAACACCGTCATTCACACCAAGAGCCAGCAGACATGGGCCAACCGAATTGGTACGGGGCTAGTTTTCCTAatcaagaccttcctcgCTGCCGCTGTCGGAATCGTTTGCACCCAGGTATTGTGGTGGTCATTGCGATCGAGGTCGATTGAGGTCTCGACTCTGGACTCACTGTTTGATCTTCGCAATAACATTCTATCCTTTTTGAACCCCTTAGT ATATGACATCAGGTTAATACCTATAATCGCGGTCTTCACGCCGTCAGCGTTATCCGTCCAAAGCTCGATAGCGTCCACCGTGTCACCTATGAGTATTCCCAGCATACTGTGGAATGCAAAGCTTTTTGCGGGCTGGAATGGGAGACTTGTCAATGGACAACCAATATCAGCTTGGGCCAGCGTGAAGCCCAATATCACTCGAGTTGTCACGGCCACAGCGGTTCATGGCTTTGTTCTCAGCCTGTCAGCTCCCGCCGTGAACAGCTCGTATACACTAAATTTTCATGGACCGTCGCTTCAATGCACAAATAGCACCAGTCTCCACCACGCTGTCGTCGAATATTACAACGAATATGGCGCGGAAGCGGGGGACCCGTG GTCTCCGCCAGATATGGAACAGCAATACTTCTCAAAATTGGATGAAACATCCACAGACTCTGCCAAAATCGTCTTTGCCATTTTCGCTTCGGGGGGGCCCTATACG TTTACTTTCACCAATGGTATCCAGGACTTAGAGACGATACCACAGTGCTGA
- a CDS encoding uncharacterized protein (transcript_id=CADANIAT00000393) — protein sequence MVGRPFTSSGCANCRKRKIKSTQTGEAKRPVRQLVGQIKPLALSSTFSVSAEVRAQLFSNFMDTFFASSSSINGKNDSLYFLMARFPTLAGESEPLDRSVIALATTFLAKTKDDRWLGREGLEIYNTALNSMQYALQRGSSPSPNMLYATIIFHTYETMNGGDASSRNCFTHIQGAAAIMTQTNFKTQDVDSLTKAMLTRQKWATAHFMINTEYGSNADRGCLLVQRESTPIDEMFGLVAEWSILRNDLNKIAALEATYREAAYETLLRRCYQLEKKLHEDWLNGPALQLDGDPSLSCREGGWSDSSLMSNSDRFSYEFKNLNAAKIYLLYWVTSLVTSRVIYEAEVLLHGHCDPTKMVSYATKILRSVPYLMQRERQMSSVHVVIFGVSQASRCYIHCGKKEEFERCQEIYRLIALRGFDMAFHMAKEHLAYWYLAQGQPVATKASSLRSEMDSTSELPSVS from the exons ATGGTTGGCCGCCCTTTCACATCTTCGGGTTGCGCAAATTGCAGGAAGCGCAAAATAAAG TCCACACAGACTGGTGAGGCCAAAAGGCCTGTTCGCCAACTTGTCGGCCAAATCAAACCTCTTGCCCTTTCGAGTACATTCAGTGTCAGTGCCGAGGTTCGTGCGCAGCTGTTTTCCAACTTCATGGATaccttcttcgcttccagTTCTAGTATCAACGGCAAGAATGACAGTCTGTATTTTCTGATGGCCCGCTTCCCCACTCTTGCCGGTGAATCAGAGCCGTTGGATCGATCTGTTATCGCGCTCGCAACCACGTTCCTGGCGAAAACAAAGGATGATAGGTGGCTGGGGCGTGAGGGCCTGGAAATATATAACACTGCGCTCAATTCCATGCAATACGCACTGCAGCGAGgctcctcgccatctcccaACATGCTCTACGCAACAATCATCTTTCACACGTACGAA ACCATGAATGGTGGGGATGCCTCCTCGCGAAACTGTTTCACCCACATCCAAGGAGCAGCCGCTATCATGACACAAACCAACTTCAAAACTCAGGACGTAGACAGTCTCACCAAAGCAATGCTAACAAGACAAAAGTGGGCTACA GCACACTTCATGATCAATACCGAGTACGGCTCTAATGCGGACCGGGGGTGTCTTTTAGTACAACGGGAAAGTACTCCCATTGATGAAATGTTTGGGCTCGTTGCTGAATGGAGCATACTCCGGAATGATCTGAACAAAATCGCTGCATTAGAAGCTACCTACCGAGAAGCAGCATATGAAACTCTACTACGTCGCTGCTACCAGCTTGAGAAAAAGCTTCACGAGGACTGGCTCAATGGGCCAGCGCTCCAGCTTGACGGAGATCCCTCTTTATCctgcagagaaggaggatggagcgACAGCAGTTTAATGTCGAACTCTGACCGATTTTCCTACGAATTCAAAAATCTTAACGCCGCCAAAATCTACCTTCTATATTGGGTAACCTCATTGGTGACAAGCCGTGTGATCTATGAAGCCGAAGTCCTTCTTCATGGACACTGTGATCCCACGAAAATGGTTTCTTATGCCACAAAGATCCTCCGGTCTGTGCCATATCTTATGCAAAGAGAGAGGCAGATGTCATCCGTCCATGTTGTTATTTTTGGCGTGTCCCAGGCATCTCGATGCTACATTCATTGTGGGAAAAAGGAAGAGTTTGAACGATGCCAGGAGATTTACCGCCTGATTGCACTTCGTGGGTTTGATATGGCCTTTCATATGGCCAAGGAACATCTTGCATACTGGTATTTGGCTCAAGGCCAGCCAGTGGCAACCAAAGCGTCCTCCCTTCGCTCAGAGATGGATTCGACCTCCGAGTTACCATCTGTGTCTTGA
- a CDS encoding FAD-binding oxidoreductase (transcript_id=CADANIAT00000394), whose product MYWFILHLLAVALPAAALVTHDPCRLVESKIPGRISYPSSTTYNASVSSYYDDQERSLRPGCIFRPTNTSEVSQFVKLMTADKRKPQFAVRGGGHTLWTGAANIGPGITVDMRLMDQLELSEDKKIARIGGGAVWDHIYPQLVPHDLTVMGGRIPGIGVGGFAMGGGITFSSREHGFSCDNIYGYEIVLGNGQVIYADQRSHPDLWLALKGGSNNFGIITRFDAATIPLGKMWYNHLHYNYTDSALQAHAEAFSDFMKPENYDGAAMMGVFLDYLGGKFLLHDALWYTREVENPAVYDAFTEIPNLGGVAELNTIDNVVDKFGDDIPSQVGRAFQLTFSFHNPDPTVYMELFKIWETGLSKIANVEGLFVEFLTQPHPVTNGTNLFGLTPGRTDDVMVDMTAAYTNQADDRLVQSVITDIVNEQRALLKRSGHLMDFIYLNYADISQEVLQSWGADNVAKLRAASNKYDPKRVFQKQVPGGFKIPK is encoded by the exons ATGTATTGGTTTATTCTGCATCTCCTAGCAGTAGCACTGCCGGCCGCTGCTCTTGTCACACATGATCCCTGCAGACTCGTCGAGTCTAAGATCCCAGGGCGCATCTCATACCCCAGTTCAACCACATACAATGCCTCCGTCTCGTCCTACTACGACGACCAGGAGCGCTCCCTGAGGCCTGGCTGCATCTTCAGGCCGACCAATACCTCAGAAGTATCCCAGTTCGTCAAGTTGATGACTGCGGACAAACGCAAGCCCCAGTTCGCCGTCCGCGGTGGTGGACACACCCTGTGGACGGGCGCCGCCAATATTGGGCCGGGAATCACCGTCGACATGCGCCTCATGGACCAGCTCGAGTTGAGCGAGGATAAGAAGATCGCCCGCATCGGAGGGGGAGCCGTCTGGGATCATATTTACCCGCAGCTGGTCCCGCACGACTTGACGGTGATGGGAGGCCGCATCCCTGGGATCGGAGTGGGAGGTTTCGCCATGGGAG GCGGAATCACCTTCTCATCCCGTGAGCACGGTTTCAGCTGCGACAACATCTACGGCTACGAGATCGTTCTAGGCAACGGTCAAGTCATCTACGCCGACCAACGCTCCCATCCGGACCTTTGGCTGGCCCTGAAAGGCGGCTCCAACAACTTTGGCATCATTACCCGCTTTGATGCGGCGACGATTCCACTGGGCAAAATGTGGTACAACCATCTGCACTACAATTATACAGACTCCGCGCTGCAGGCTCACGCTGAAGCCTTCAGCGACTTTATGAAGCCTGAGAATTACGACGGTGCCGCCATGATGGGAGTCTTCCTGGACTACCTAGGCGGAAAATTCCTGCTTCACGATGCCTTGTGGTATACAAGAGAGGTCGAGAACCCGGCGGTTTACGACGCCTTCACCGAGATCCCGAACTTGGGAGGCGTGGCGGAGCTCAACACGATTGACAACGTGGTGGACAAGTTTGGAGACGATATCCCATCCCAGGTGGGACG CGCTTTCCAACTCACGTTTTCCTTCCACAACCCAGATCCGACGGTCTACATGGAACTCTTCAAGATATGGGAGACGGGCCTGAGCAAGATCGCAAATGTCGAAGGCCTCTTCGTCGAGTTCTTGACCCAGCCGCATCCGGTCACCAACGGCACCAACTTGTTCGGCTTGACGCCTGGGAGGACCGACGATGTCATGGTCGACATGACTGCCGCATACACAAACCAGGCAGACGATCGCCTCGTCCAGTCTGTCATCACGGACATTGTGAACGAGCAACGCGCCCTCTTGAAGCGGTCTGGACATCTGATGGACTTTATCTATCTCAACTACGCCGACATCTCGCAGGAGGTGCTCCAGAGCTGGGGCGCAGATAACGTGGCCAAGCTCAGGGCTGCCAGCAACAAATATGATCCCAAGCGTGTCTTTCAGAAACAGGTTCCTGGTGGTTTCAAAATCCCAAAGTAG